A genomic segment from Salvia splendens isolate huo1 chromosome 13, SspV2, whole genome shotgun sequence encodes:
- the LOC121762619 gene encoding S-adenosylmethionine synthase 3-like encodes MDTFLFTSESVNEGHPDKLCDQVSDAILDACLEQDPESKVACETCTKTNMVMVFGEITTKANVDYEKIVRDTCRGIGFTSPDVGLDADNCKVLVNIEQQSPDIAQGVHGHLTKKPEEIGAGDQGHMFGYATDETPELMPLTHVLATKLGAKLTEVRKNKTCPWLRPDGKTQVTVEYRNEGGAMVPIRVHTVLISTQHDETVTNEQIAEDLKEHVIKPVIPAKYLDDKTIFHLNPSGRFVIGGPHGDAGLTGRKIIIDTYGGWGAHGGGAFSGKDPTKVDRSGAYIVRQAAKSVVASGLARRCIVQVSYAIGVAEPLSVFVDTYKTGTIPDVEILGLIKESFDFRPGMMAINLDLKRGGNQRYQKTAAYGHFGRDDADFTWETVKTLKPKA; translated from the coding sequence ATGGACACCTTTCTCTTCACCTCAGAATCTGTGAACGAAGGGCACCCCGATAAGCTCTGCGACCAAGTCTCCGATGCCATCCTGGATGCTTGCCTGGAGCAGGATCCAGAGAGCAAAGTAGCATGTGAAACCTGCACAAAGACGAACATGGTGATGGTCTTTGGCGAGATCACAACTAAGGCCAATGTAGACTACGAGAAGATCGTCCGCGACACTTGCAGAGGCATCGGTTTCACCTCACCGGATGTTGGCCTCGACGCTGACAACTGCAAGGTGCTGGTGAACATTGAGCAGCAGAGCCCCGACATTGCTCAGGGCGTCCATGGCCACCTTACCAAGAAGCCCGAGGAGATCGGAGCTGGTGATCAGGGTCACATGTTTGGCTACGCCACTGATGAGACTCCTGAGCTCATGCCCCTCACTCATGTCCTTGCAACCAAGCTCGGAGCCAAGCTCACTGAGGTGAGGAAGAACAAGACCTGCCCCTGGCTGAGACCCGATGGCAAGACACAAGTCACCGTTGAGTACAGGAATGAGGGTGGCGCCATGGTTCCCATTAGAGTCCACACCGTCCTCATCTCAACTCAGCACGACGAGACTGTTACCAATGAGCAGATCGCAGAGGACTTGAAGGAGCATGTCATCAAGCCGGTGATCCCTGCGAAGTACCTCGACGACAAAACCATCTTCCATCTGAATCCGTCTGGCCGGTTTGTGATCGGTGGCCCACATGGGGATGCTGGGCTGACTGGCAGGAAGATCATCATCGACACGTATGGTGGCTGGGGGGCTCATGGGGGAGGCGCTTTCTCCGGGAAGGACCCGACCAAGGTGGACAGGAGTGGCGCTTACATTGTTAGGCAGGCAGCGAAGAGCGTGGTGGCTTCAGGGTTGGCTCGTCGTTGCATTGTGCAGGTGTCGTATGCTATTGGTGTTGCGGAGCCACTGTCGGTGTTCGTTGATACGTACAAGACGGGGACGATTCCAGATGTGGAGATCCTTGGGCTGATCAAGGAGAGCTTCGACTTCAGGCCGGGGATGATGGCGATCAACCTCGACTTGAAGAGAGGAGGCAACCAGAGGTATCAGAAGACGGCTGCTTATGGTCATTTTGGGCGTGATGATGCTGATTTTACGTGGGAGACTGTCAAGACACTCAAGCCTAAAGCTTGA
- the LOC121762633 gene encoding transcription factor RAX2-like: protein MGRAPCCDKANVKKGPWSPEEDAKLKEYIDKNGTGGNWIALPHKVGLRRCGKSCRLRWLNYLRPNIKHGEFSDDEDRIICTLFSTIGSRWSIIAAQLPGRTDNDIKNYWNTKLKKKLINMANNHHRQLLHPLPIPSPNPPFSQQYYSPFHAQTPPLCDAYTNRNNNNNNVLAFDQGSCSSSDGSQISHQSFAFQGYEDNHHQNLFFNDVGTSASSSNYGCFNDNPQDYYSSIEEIKELITINDASDNLSFLMDEIKTEDKVWCNDLNVFSD, encoded by the exons atgggaaGAGCTCCTTGCTGTGACAAGGCAAATGTCAAGAAAGGGCCATGGTCTCCTGAAGAAGATGCAAAGCTCAAAGAATACATCGACAAAAATGGCACTGGCGGTAACTGGATTGCTCTCCCTCACAAAGTTG GGCTGAGAAGATGTGGAAAAAGCTGCAGACTGAGATGGCTAAACTACCTGAGACCAAATATCAAACACGGTGAATTCTCCGATGACGAAGATAGAATCATCTGCACTCTCTTCTCCACCATCGGAAGCCG GTGGTCGATAATTGCGGCTCAATTACCGGGAAGAACAGACAACGACATCAAAAACTACTGGAACACGAAGCTGAAGAAGAAGCTGATCAACATGGCTAACAATCACCACCGCCAACTCCTCCACCCGCTCCCAATCCCATCGCCAAACCCTCCATTTTCGCAGCAATACTACTCACCGTTCCATGCACAAACACCCCCACTGTGTGACGCCTACACCAAtcgcaataataataataataatgtgttGGCGTTTGATCAAGGCAGCTGCAGCTCCTCCGACGGCAGCCAGATCAGCCACCAGAGCTTCGCCTTCCAAGGATATGAGGATAATCACCACCAAAACCTCTTCTTCAACGACGTCGGCACCTCCGCTTCCTCCTCGAATTACGGCTGCTTCAACGATAATCCGCAGGATTACTACAGCAGCATCGAGGAGATCAAGGAGCTCATCACGATTAACGACGCTAGCGACAATCTGAGCTTCCTCATGGATGAAATCAAGACGGAAGACAAGGTTTGGTGCAATGATCTCAACGTTTTCAGTGATtga